One region of Pseudoalteromonas piscicida genomic DNA includes:
- the arfB gene encoding alternative ribosome rescue aminoacyl-tRNA hydrolase ArfB, with translation MLKISNNVTLAEWEIDISAIRAQGAGGQNVNKVSSAIHLRFDINRSTLPDFYKARLLALKDSRVTKEGVIVLKAQSFRTQEQNKEDALERLKTLILAATKVEKARRATKPTKSSQKKRLNQKTKRGQTKSLRGSVNW, from the coding sequence ATGCTTAAAATCTCAAATAATGTCACACTAGCAGAGTGGGAAATCGATATTTCCGCTATTCGCGCCCAAGGTGCGGGTGGGCAAAACGTCAATAAAGTCTCCAGCGCCATTCATCTTAGGTTCGATATCAATCGCTCAACACTGCCAGACTTTTACAAAGCGCGTCTACTTGCACTTAAAGACTCTAGAGTGACCAAAGAGGGTGTCATTGTGCTTAAAGCACAGAGCTTTCGTACCCAAGAGCAAAATAAGGAAGATGCCTTGGAGCGGCTAAAAACACTGATCCTCGCGGCCACCAAAGTTGAAAAAGCACGCAGAGCAACCAAGCCAACAAAAAGCTCGCAAAAGAAACGCCTGAATCAAAAGACCAAACGCGGCCAAACGAAATCATTAAGGGGCTCGGTCAATTGGTAA
- a CDS encoding TonB-dependent receptor encodes MSKLVTDIGKHNPKRSKLSLAVSSVLFGLSPLWVAAETVGQNDSDVKGSAQNEEVEVIEVRGIRGSINSAQNIKRFADTVKDVITASDIGALPDKSVTEALQRVPGVTIERFASSDDPKHYADEGTGVLVRGLDRVRSEVNGRDAFSANPSGGLSYEDFPAELLGAVEVVKNQTADLISGGISGTVNLITRKPFDSDERLISFNAKANYGDFREEVTPSFSALFSDSWETSAGKFGFLIAASSSEYQTRGDGVGLGNFHSRGDSFIPTLDQWGGITGVDPSSPVDGPALPGQPTGSVWHVPVAIHMSTATNDRERTGLTSSLQWANADETIVATLEHIRSEASLEWNERQIGQAAQGFKGFMGSSQNWTENTESGHPLTTDDGFVTSGIALGVSPETPFFYRSRWNYNENTVKDTSFKLTLKPIDRLTVDFDYQRIDSDKEVQNYSMSGQTRGNHVHVVSPYFLDMRGSRPTVEFLSDNILTAGWSPNEDWNGPVPNLFLGSGMEQVERNTAESDSVKLDVKYELDGHFTSVSSGFYMSDKDLTVRDTAYEGWSAIGTPWIQDDRNAAAAVNRPELFEHVDFSDYYNGQVLQGPVNNFLFPNMELVKNYAESLRQGCRDGWHNATNSAANNGTCSGTYVPYEDKPNRVEGPFAAHNISSTNEKRTEFYIRGDFDFEFQDIPVVGNVGLRYVNYQLESTGALVQPALIKRGEEGTSLNSVMQQAEYKRYYDIAGGESELSTVEGTDYSTLLPSLNLSFGVSEDVVVRFGASKALYYPSLVDARNISILNLDYTRVLQTPGADYDEATNPVVGLDDISLTALSGNPYLEPEEAINTDLTTEWYFASAGYVTVGLFHKKLDNIIRSRAFDLDISYGGEDYDVSAYGPANTGSGTIRGMEFSYSQFYDMLPGAWSGLGLQLNFTYIDQDGLEDPNEVSKGTLGFDENGNPLTDNRNTFRVFGGLPLQGYSDQNFNIIGMYEYEDISFRLAYTWRSEYLLTLRESEEYVPAYAEASGMMDASLYYTINDHWKVGFEASNLLDTETKTKYQMDQAGTKTQALNFTTDRRFALSVRATF; translated from the coding sequence ATGTCAAAACTAGTCACCGATATTGGTAAACATAACCCTAAACGAAGCAAACTGAGCCTTGCGGTTTCGTCTGTACTTTTTGGGCTTTCTCCACTTTGGGTTGCGGCTGAAACTGTGGGTCAAAATGACAGCGATGTCAAAGGTTCGGCGCAGAACGAAGAAGTTGAAGTCATTGAAGTTCGCGGGATCCGAGGCAGTATCAATAGCGCCCAAAATATTAAGCGCTTCGCTGATACCGTCAAAGACGTGATCACAGCGTCAGATATCGGAGCATTACCAGACAAATCGGTGACTGAAGCGCTGCAGCGTGTGCCGGGTGTTACGATTGAGCGATTTGCATCATCCGATGACCCTAAACATTATGCTGATGAAGGTACCGGCGTGCTGGTTCGTGGCCTAGACAGGGTTCGCTCTGAGGTGAATGGTAGAGACGCCTTTAGTGCAAATCCGTCAGGCGGTCTGAGCTATGAAGACTTTCCTGCTGAATTACTAGGTGCGGTGGAAGTGGTTAAAAACCAAACAGCGGATCTTATATCAGGCGGTATATCTGGCACGGTAAATCTTATTACCCGCAAACCATTCGACTCTGACGAACGGCTTATTTCGTTCAATGCAAAGGCCAACTATGGCGACTTTAGAGAAGAAGTGACGCCTTCGTTTTCTGCGTTGTTTTCCGACAGTTGGGAAACCAGTGCTGGTAAGTTCGGATTTTTAATTGCGGCTTCTTCATCAGAATATCAGACTCGAGGAGATGGCGTTGGCCTTGGCAATTTTCACTCTCGAGGCGATTCCTTTATTCCTACCTTGGATCAATGGGGTGGTATAACCGGTGTTGATCCGTCATCGCCTGTGGATGGCCCCGCTTTACCAGGGCAGCCAACTGGCAGTGTATGGCATGTGCCTGTCGCTATCCATATGAGTACAGCAACCAATGACCGCGAACGTACCGGCTTAACCTCTTCACTGCAGTGGGCAAATGCCGATGAGACCATAGTTGCGACTTTAGAGCACATTCGCTCAGAAGCGTCTCTTGAGTGGAACGAGCGCCAAATAGGACAAGCTGCTCAAGGCTTTAAAGGTTTTATGGGATCTTCACAAAATTGGACTGAAAATACGGAAAGTGGCCATCCACTAACTACAGATGATGGTTTTGTGACTTCCGGCATCGCACTTGGCGTGAGCCCCGAAACACCGTTCTTTTATCGTAGCCGCTGGAATTACAACGAAAATACCGTGAAGGACACTTCATTTAAGCTAACGTTAAAACCAATAGATAGGTTGACGGTTGATTTTGATTACCAACGGATCGACTCCGACAAAGAAGTGCAAAACTACAGTATGTCGGGTCAAACACGGGGAAACCATGTCCACGTTGTCTCGCCTTATTTCCTCGATATGCGTGGCTCAAGGCCGACAGTAGAGTTTCTCAGTGACAATATTCTAACGGCAGGTTGGTCCCCCAATGAAGATTGGAATGGACCTGTGCCTAACCTGTTTTTGGGCAGCGGTATGGAGCAGGTTGAGCGCAATACGGCAGAATCAGACAGCGTTAAACTGGATGTTAAGTATGAACTAGATGGCCATTTTACGAGTGTCAGTTCCGGTTTTTATATGTCAGATAAAGACTTAACCGTACGAGATACCGCTTACGAGGGCTGGTCTGCAATTGGCACCCCTTGGATCCAAGATGACCGAAATGCCGCCGCGGCGGTAAATCGTCCAGAATTATTTGAGCACGTTGATTTTTCAGATTATTACAATGGTCAGGTGTTGCAGGGGCCAGTCAATAACTTCTTGTTCCCAAATATGGAACTGGTGAAAAACTACGCCGAGTCTTTGCGCCAAGGTTGTCGTGATGGTTGGCACAATGCCACCAATAGTGCGGCAAACAACGGCACATGCTCTGGCACGTATGTACCTTATGAAGACAAACCCAATCGCGTTGAAGGCCCATTCGCCGCACACAATATAAGTTCGACCAACGAGAAGCGTACTGAATTTTACATTCGCGGTGATTTTGACTTCGAGTTTCAAGACATTCCTGTGGTGGGCAACGTTGGCCTGCGCTACGTAAATTATCAACTTGAGTCTACGGGCGCTTTGGTGCAACCCGCTCTCATCAAACGTGGTGAAGAGGGGACATCACTTAATAGTGTAATGCAGCAGGCAGAATATAAGCGATATTACGACATTGCAGGGGGTGAGTCCGAACTCAGTACCGTTGAAGGCACAGATTACAGCACTTTACTTCCGAGCTTAAATTTGAGTTTTGGTGTATCAGAAGACGTAGTGGTGCGATTTGGTGCATCAAAAGCGCTGTATTACCCAAGTTTAGTTGATGCCAGAAATATCAGTATTCTTAACTTGGATTACACTCGCGTGCTACAAACTCCCGGCGCTGATTACGACGAGGCAACTAACCCCGTTGTTGGGCTAGACGATATCAGTCTAACCGCGCTTTCTGGCAATCCATATTTAGAGCCTGAAGAAGCAATCAATACCGATTTAACTACCGAATGGTATTTCGCGTCCGCAGGTTATGTGACGGTAGGGCTATTCCACAAAAAGCTAGATAATATAATCCGTAGCCGCGCCTTTGATCTTGATATTTCTTATGGCGGTGAAGATTATGATGTCTCTGCTTATGGCCCTGCTAACACGGGCTCTGGCACCATTCGTGGGATGGAGTTTTCCTACTCACAATTCTACGACATGTTACCGGGGGCATGGAGCGGTTTAGGTTTGCAACTTAACTTTACCTATATCGATCAAGATGGACTTGAAGATCCAAATGAAGTCTCTAAAGGCACGCTTGGTTTCGATGAAAATGGTAATCCGCTGACCGATAATCGTAATACCTTCCGAGTGTTTGGAGGTTTGCCGCTACAAGGTTACTCTGACCAAAACTTTAATATCATCGGTATGTATGAGTACGAGGATATTTCTTTTCGCCTTGCATACACTTGGCGCTCTGAGTATTTGCTCACACTTAGGGAATCTGAAGAGTATGTCCCTGCCTATGCAGAGGCGTCAGGTATGATGGACGCAAGTCTGTATTACACCATCAACGACCATTGGAAAGTAGGTTTTGAAGCCAGCAATTTATTGGATACGGAAACCAAAACCAAGTATCAAATGGACCAAGCAGGGACAAAAACGCAGGCACTCAACTTTACCACGGATAGACGTTTTGCATTGAGCGTCCGTGCGACTTTCTAA
- a CDS encoding amino acid deaminase: MTILAKGTGDPLQLEDSGWDILAEQVSLPVAVIKQDAISHNANWMANFAKESQVLLAPHGKTTMSPALFKLQLEHGAWAVTVATVPQVSVAIAAGAKRVILANQLVGEYHMRQVANMLTDTDVELYCFVDSIANAHALGTFFTRYSLRISILLEVGVEGGRAGWRNLATLLQLVNVCQRYSSLEIAGIGFYEGVIHGDNAEQRIATFVSSVIKTAADLRQKNVFSKALPIITGAGSAWYDVVTKELNKNEQAQQFRFVIRPGCYLIHDTGIYQDAQQAVLSRSNLACDLGESLVSSLNIWAYVLSTPEPGVAIVGMGKRDVAFDAGVPTPELLYSPPSKQLCSLGGAVKVETIMDQHAMVSIASGCEVQVGDMICFSTSHPCLTFDKWRQIGVVERDWVITRTISTYF; this comes from the coding sequence ATGACAATATTAGCGAAAGGCACTGGCGACCCACTGCAACTAGAAGATAGCGGCTGGGATATTCTCGCAGAGCAGGTAAGTTTGCCAGTTGCAGTGATAAAGCAAGACGCCATCAGCCACAACGCGAATTGGATGGCGAATTTTGCAAAGGAAAGCCAAGTATTATTGGCACCCCACGGCAAGACGACGATGTCACCAGCGTTATTTAAACTACAGCTTGAACATGGCGCGTGGGCCGTCACGGTAGCGACCGTGCCGCAAGTTTCCGTGGCGATTGCCGCGGGCGCAAAACGAGTGATCTTAGCGAACCAACTTGTTGGCGAATATCATATGAGGCAAGTTGCAAACATGCTTACTGATACTGACGTTGAGCTCTATTGTTTTGTTGACTCTATTGCAAATGCCCATGCTTTAGGCACATTTTTTACCCGGTATTCGCTGCGTATTTCCATTTTACTCGAGGTGGGAGTTGAAGGCGGTCGCGCTGGTTGGCGCAATCTTGCAACGTTATTGCAGCTGGTTAATGTATGCCAACGCTATTCTAGTTTAGAGATCGCAGGTATTGGATTTTATGAAGGCGTGATCCACGGTGATAATGCCGAGCAAAGGATCGCCACATTCGTTAGCTCAGTAATAAAAACGGCGGCAGATTTACGACAAAAAAATGTGTTTTCAAAGGCGTTACCTATTATCACGGGGGCGGGTTCTGCTTGGTACGATGTTGTGACAAAGGAACTAAACAAAAATGAACAGGCTCAGCAATTTCGTTTTGTGATCCGTCCCGGATGCTACCTTATTCACGATACCGGGATCTATCAGGATGCGCAGCAAGCCGTGTTATCACGGAGCAACCTCGCTTGCGATTTGGGGGAAAGTTTGGTGTCGAGCTTAAACATATGGGCTTACGTGCTTTCGACTCCAGAGCCGGGCGTCGCGATAGTTGGCATGGGTAAAAGGGATGTCGCATTTGATGCTGGCGTGCCCACACCAGAGCTGCTTTACTCTCCGCCGTCAAAGCAGCTGTGCTCATTAGGCGGCGCGGTAAAGGTCGAAACAATCATGGATCAACATGCTATGGTAAGTATTGCATCTGGGTGCGAGGTACAGGTTGGCGATATGATCTGTTTTTCGACTTCTCATCCTTGCTTAACCTTTGATAAGTGGCGACAAATTGGTGTTGTCGAGCGAGATTGGGTGATCACTCGAACCATTTCTACCTATTTTTAA
- a CDS encoding MurR/RpiR family transcriptional regulator, with product MDIISKIKEGLGHFSPAEEKVARLILAELNFAASASISELAEKAQVSHASITRLARSLGCTNVRDLKFQLTQSAAIGERFTNPEPIEKEKISHVYTSIQEILTLNAGLIDEAVVEQASEVICATRHCLIFGVGGGSSLMAQECQNRLFRLDVLSNAHSDPMMMRMVAATVNKGDVVICLSLSGVSPDVKAAALIGKEYGAEVIAICPVSDLADIADHHLPIKTQESDYIFKPSAARYAMMAAVDILSSEVAIRNQKRSREKLRRLKTQLDQHRDKNSNMPPADKRFPLGD from the coding sequence GTGGACATTATTAGCAAAATTAAGGAAGGTTTGGGGCACTTTAGCCCAGCGGAAGAAAAAGTCGCTCGGCTTATTTTGGCTGAGCTTAACTTTGCCGCAAGCGCATCTATTAGCGAGTTAGCTGAAAAAGCACAGGTCAGTCACGCCAGCATTACGCGGTTAGCGCGTAGCTTAGGCTGCACCAATGTGCGCGACCTTAAGTTCCAGCTGACACAATCAGCCGCAATTGGTGAGCGTTTTACAAATCCTGAGCCAATTGAAAAAGAGAAGATTTCTCATGTTTATACCTCTATTCAGGAGATCCTCACGCTCAATGCGGGACTCATCGATGAAGCGGTGGTGGAGCAGGCGAGTGAAGTGATTTGCGCCACGCGTCATTGCTTAATTTTTGGGGTTGGTGGTGGTAGCAGCCTGATGGCACAAGAATGCCAAAATCGCTTATTTCGCTTGGACGTACTTAGTAATGCTCACTCCGATCCCATGATGATGCGCATGGTTGCCGCAACGGTGAATAAAGGGGATGTGGTGATTTGTCTCTCGCTTAGTGGTGTTTCTCCTGATGTGAAAGCGGCGGCGCTTATCGGCAAAGAGTATGGTGCAGAGGTTATTGCTATTTGCCCAGTGAGTGACTTGGCGGACATCGCCGATCATCATTTGCCCATCAAAACTCAAGAAAGTGATTACATATTTAAGCCCAGCGCTGCACGCTATGCCATGATGGCAGCGGTGGACATTTTGTCGAGCGAGGTTGCCATCCGTAATCAAAAGCGCTCAAGAGAAAAACTCAGACGTCTTAAAACCCAGTTAGATCAGCATCGAGATAAAAACAGTAATATGCCACCTGCCGATAAACGCTTTCCGCTGGGGGATTAA
- a CDS encoding N-acyl-D-amino-acid deacylase family protein produces MQSTSLYVDTLIQSATVYFESDSEAQVVDVAISKDRIVALGNCSHLQAQQCIDATGLVLAPGFIDVHTHDDLEVLRGPHMLSKVSQGVTTVIAGNCGISAVPYCADQALLDPINLLGEQSEFVYRELQDYQHAFSNAAPSVNLAMLVGHTTLRAQVMKDLSQAANAQELEQMKSLLHQAMAQGAIGFSTGLAYYNAKGASQAEVHALAQVVTPFDGIYTTHLRTEFQGVIRAMDEAFATAEHAKLPLVISHIKCAGRENWGRSPEVLAHFEQHRKTHPVSCDCYPYAASSSTLDLNQVTEETDIFITWSESHPELAQQSLADIATQWQVSQREAAKRLQPAGAVYHCMLEDDVQRFLSYEYSMVGSDGLPCDPHPHPRLWGTFPRVLGHYCREQQSLPLALAIHKMTALPAARFKLQQRGNIQIGYFADLVLFDPNRVLDQASYSNPKQLASGIVKVWVNGKLSYVEGANADTIVDFGRAGRFLTHQN; encoded by the coding sequence ATGCAGAGCACATCTCTTTATGTTGATACCCTCATTCAAAGCGCGACGGTGTATTTTGAATCAGATTCTGAAGCGCAAGTGGTGGATGTCGCCATTAGCAAAGACAGAATTGTTGCGCTTGGCAACTGCAGCCATTTGCAAGCACAGCAATGCATCGATGCCACAGGCTTAGTGCTCGCGCCCGGCTTTATTGACGTTCATACCCATGATGACCTTGAAGTACTGCGAGGTCCACATATGCTGAGCAAGGTCAGCCAAGGAGTCACCACCGTCATTGCGGGTAATTGTGGTATTAGCGCAGTGCCTTACTGTGCAGATCAAGCGCTGCTCGACCCCATTAACTTACTTGGGGAGCAATCAGAGTTCGTCTATCGTGAACTCCAAGATTATCAACACGCCTTTAGTAACGCCGCTCCGAGTGTGAATTTAGCCATGTTAGTTGGTCATACAACGCTCAGAGCACAGGTCATGAAGGATCTATCTCAAGCCGCCAACGCGCAAGAACTCGAACAGATGAAATCCTTGCTGCACCAAGCGATGGCGCAGGGGGCGATAGGGTTTAGTACTGGCCTTGCTTATTACAATGCGAAGGGGGCAAGTCAAGCAGAAGTGCATGCGTTGGCCCAGGTTGTTACACCATTTGATGGTATCTATACCACGCATTTACGCACGGAATTTCAAGGAGTCATCCGAGCCATGGACGAAGCCTTTGCGACGGCAGAGCATGCCAAACTGCCGCTGGTTATCTCACATATAAAATGTGCAGGTAGAGAGAATTGGGGCAGATCGCCTGAGGTATTAGCGCATTTTGAACAACATAGAAAAACGCATCCAGTGAGTTGCGATTGCTACCCTTACGCTGCGAGTTCAAGCACCTTAGATCTTAATCAAGTGACGGAGGAGACGGATATTTTTATTACTTGGTCGGAGTCTCATCCAGAACTTGCACAGCAAAGCTTGGCAGACATTGCTACGCAATGGCAAGTGTCTCAGCGTGAAGCAGCAAAGCGCTTGCAGCCAGCGGGCGCTGTGTATCACTGTATGCTAGAAGATGATGTGCAGCGGTTTTTAAGTTATGAATACAGCATGGTAGGGTCTGATGGCTTACCGTGCGACCCGCATCCGCATCCGAGACTGTGGGGGACATTTCCGCGGGTGCTTGGACATTACTGTAGAGAACAACAATCGCTGCCGTTGGCGTTGGCTATCCATAAAATGACAGCGCTGCCAGCAGCGCGCTTTAAGCTACAGCAACGTGGCAATATTCAAATTGGTTATTTCGCCGATCTGGTGTTATTCGACCCCAACCGAGTGTTAGACCAAGCAAGTTACAGCAATCCAAAACAACTTGCCTCAGGCATTGTGAAGGTTTGGGTGAATGGCAAGCTCAGCTATGTTGAAGGCGCGAATGCAGACACCATTGTCGATTTCGGCCGGGCAGGACGATTTTTAACGCATCAAAACTAA
- a CDS encoding RidA family protein: MTIRRIGAEGGTGTGGQHLPFARAVEAGVWLKVSGQTPMRDGEVVEGGIVEQSRLAIENCIAIMSEAGYGLEHVTHVSVVLTDARYFQSFNKVFAEYFSAHPPARICMVADLVVDCKVEVDVTCYKGE, from the coding sequence ATGACAATAAGAAGAATAGGTGCTGAGGGCGGCACGGGCACTGGTGGACAACACTTACCCTTTGCACGAGCAGTTGAAGCTGGCGTTTGGTTAAAGGTCTCGGGACAAACGCCAATGCGAGATGGTGAAGTGGTTGAGGGTGGCATTGTAGAGCAGTCGCGTCTGGCCATCGAAAACTGTATTGCGATTATGAGCGAGGCGGGTTATGGCCTTGAGCATGTTACGCATGTCTCCGTGGTATTAACTGACGCAAGATATTTTCAGTCTTTTAATAAGGTTTTTGCAGAGTATTTTTCAGCACATCCTCCTGCGCGAATTTGTATGGTGGCCGACTTAGTCGTGGACTGTAAAGTTGAGGTTGATGTCACCTGTTACAAAGGCGAATAG
- a CDS encoding sodium:solute symporter family protein: protein MTDSQQMYLLIFLLYLSAMIIVSWLASRWQRSNCDYLLAGRKVPLMLTLGTTVATMVGTGSSMGAVGFAYQHGWAGTLYGIGGALGILLLAWLFAPVRAERFGTMSEELASYVGNHQIVKKLLAILIYAASVGWLGAHLIGGGMYLAWLTGLDETSAKLLIGLGLALYVTLGGYSAVVWTDAIQAVILFSGFLLMTYFVVEVSGGWQTLTSASVAAGAGLFSYHNIGLLPAISMALAVLVGVLATPSFRQRIYSAKSISSIRTSFIISGLLYLGFSFIPAVIGIGAYAVNSSLDNPSFAFPYLALTAMPVLIGGFILLAGISATLSSASSDAIAGVSVLVADIYLTWCKGNTVPHNPLLVSRIAMLTTVSLALFMALLSSDIISYITKMISVVLAGLCVMGLLGRFWQGYTWQGSLVTLMAGSVAALLVGMNDGWLAYFGNPVIPALLSALVFGVLTSIVTKPNETVSSEKTEVAS, encoded by the coding sequence ATGACGGATAGCCAGCAAATGTATTTGCTTATTTTTCTGTTGTATTTGTCTGCCATGATAATCGTGAGTTGGCTGGCATCTCGGTGGCAACGGTCAAATTGCGACTATTTATTAGCTGGGCGTAAAGTACCACTGATGCTGACGCTAGGCACCACCGTTGCCACTATGGTTGGCACCGGCTCGTCGATGGGAGCGGTCGGTTTTGCCTATCAACATGGTTGGGCGGGCACGCTTTATGGTATCGGTGGCGCGCTAGGTATTTTATTGCTGGCTTGGCTGTTTGCGCCGGTTAGGGCTGAGCGCTTTGGGACGATGAGTGAGGAACTAGCGAGCTATGTTGGCAATCATCAAATCGTTAAAAAGCTCTTAGCGATATTGATTTACGCGGCAAGTGTCGGCTGGCTTGGCGCACATTTGATTGGCGGGGGCATGTATTTAGCTTGGCTCACTGGGCTAGATGAGACCAGTGCAAAACTGCTCATTGGACTGGGGCTTGCGCTATATGTGACCTTAGGTGGATATTCGGCGGTAGTCTGGACGGATGCAATTCAGGCCGTTATTTTGTTTTCGGGTTTTTTGTTGATGACCTACTTTGTAGTCGAGGTGAGCGGTGGTTGGCAAACGCTAACCAGTGCTTCGGTTGCAGCGGGAGCGGGGCTCTTTTCATATCATAATATTGGTTTGTTGCCTGCTATTTCAATGGCGCTGGCGGTGCTGGTGGGCGTATTGGCAACACCATCGTTTAGGCAGCGGATCTACTCCGCCAAAAGCATAAGCAGTATTCGTACTTCGTTTATTATCTCGGGATTACTTTATTTAGGGTTTTCATTTATTCCTGCGGTGATTGGTATCGGTGCTTATGCAGTTAACTCGAGTTTAGACAATCCTTCATTTGCTTTTCCCTATTTGGCGTTAACGGCGATGCCGGTGTTGATTGGTGGCTTTATTTTATTGGCGGGTATTTCCGCAACGCTTTCTAGTGCCAGCTCCGACGCCATTGCTGGAGTCAGTGTGTTGGTTGCTGATATTTACCTGACTTGGTGTAAGGGAAATACTGTGCCACACAATCCACTTTTGGTCTCTCGTATTGCCATGTTGACTACCGTATCGCTGGCATTATTTATGGCGCTGTTGTCGAGCGATATTATCAGCTATATCACCAAAATGATTTCCGTTGTATTAGCTGGGCTTTGTGTGATGGGGTTATTGGGGCGCTTTTGGCAAGGTTATACATGGCAAGGCAGTTTAGTCACCCTGATGGCAGGTTCAGTTGCCGCTCTACTCGTTGGTATGAACGACGGTTGGCTGGCTTATTTTGGTAACCCGGTTATTCCTGCGTTGCTCAGTGCTTTGGTGTTTGGCGTATTGACGAGTATCGTGACAAAGCCCAATGAAACCGTGTCGTCCGAAAAAACGGAAGTGGCATCATGA
- a CDS encoding sugar kinase has product MKGALKQLVCFGECMVEHRADGTSSFGGDTFNTAWYLAQLLKQSNDNHIEVSFASAIGTDKASTNLLDMLSNTNVKQDYIVLESHSALGEYWITLDKKGERRFTFAREHTPVRQYFKRDETLTQALHNKLIDAIYLSGISLAILDEPQRKHLFKALAAFKNRGGLIFFDNNYRQALWCSDNPELSYQAVMALADIAFLTDEDEYAVYGSANVDEIIAQHQQQSSQLLVIRQGAQPCMLVPPDNSSPIYIAAQNIAPQLILDTCGAGDAFAAGFLAHWLIGCDLQTAAFFAHQVAAEVIQHHGALISADFLPKLVTQE; this is encoded by the coding sequence ATGAAAGGCGCATTAAAACAGCTGGTGTGCTTTGGTGAATGCATGGTGGAGCATAGAGCAGATGGCACAAGCTCGTTTGGCGGTGATACTTTTAACACGGCTTGGTACTTGGCTCAGTTACTCAAGCAAAGCAACGATAACCACATAGAAGTCAGTTTTGCCAGCGCCATTGGCACGGACAAGGCCAGTACAAACTTGCTTGATATGTTGTCAAACACCAACGTCAAACAAGACTATATTGTGCTTGAATCACATAGCGCACTTGGCGAGTACTGGATCACGCTCGATAAGAAAGGGGAGCGACGCTTTACCTTTGCCCGTGAGCACACCCCCGTAAGGCAGTATTTTAAGCGTGATGAGACCTTAACTCAGGCACTTCACAACAAGCTTATTGATGCAATTTATCTCTCTGGAATAAGCCTTGCCATCCTAGATGAGCCGCAGAGAAAACACCTATTTAAGGCATTAGCCGCGTTTAAAAACCGAGGTGGACTCATCTTTTTTGATAACAACTATCGCCAAGCTCTTTGGTGTAGCGATAACCCAGAATTGAGTTATCAGGCTGTAATGGCGCTGGCGGACATCGCATTTTTAACCGACGAGGACGAATATGCAGTGTATGGTAGCGCGAATGTGGATGAAATAATTGCGCAGCATCAACAGCAAAGCTCACAACTCTTAGTTATTCGCCAAGGCGCTCAGCCATGCATGCTCGTGCCACCAGATAATTCTTCACCCATTTATATCGCGGCGCAAAACATAGCGCCACAGCTTATCTTAGATACCTGTGGTGCAGGAGATGCGTTTGCGGCAGGGTTTTTGGCGCATTGGCTGATAGGTTGCGATTTGCAAACGGCTGCTTTTTTTGCACACCAAGTTGCCGCCGAGGTAATCCAGCATCACGGCGCGCTGATATCCGCCGACTTTCTACCAAAGCTTGTTACTCAGGAATAG